One part of the Humulus lupulus chromosome 9, drHumLupu1.1, whole genome shotgun sequence genome encodes these proteins:
- the LOC133799366 gene encoding disease resistance protein RPM1-like produces the protein MAESVVSFLLEKLSSLLEDEVKLVSSFRNEVVFVKNELDRIRAFLRSADAKEDQDEEIKVWVKQVREVAYDAEDIIDDFLYRFEHTKRHGFYGYLSKMAREIKNLKARRRIASQLQSIKLRVTDISEGRQRYGYKLSSTEIGSSSGTKPCYYSEVRSDARLLEEAQLVGIEPKKQGLLSFLTEDTPQLRVAAVVGMGGLGKTTLVSSVYNDSRVKNHFHQIQAWVNISQLFKLDEVLRQIIQQFFKAMKLPLPDEVEKSTEPHFLKTTIVDFVSNKRYLVVLDDIWDVNAWEAVKVAFRNNNNGSRVMITTRIADVASSSTKDVEGQILTLNPLSSEDSWTLFCAKAFQGKACPLYLEKISRDILKRCEGLPLAIVAIGSMLATKDINRVDEWEIVHRSLRAELQGNTKLKSMQAILTLSFNDLPYHLKHCFMYLSLFPEDYSIKLTVLIRLWIAEGFIEEIEGRTLEEVANGCFNELLNRSLAQVYDRYDDGRVKSCRVHDILRETMLLKSKDQGFAAITNKESNKRLPERVRRLSVHEGTNIDAFGDNQLSQLRSLLLFTKEKDVWNKFMSSFSEQGSRLVKVLNCTCAPMTTFPQSLTKLYHLRYLCLRDTAVSSIPPSIANLQHLETLELQHTLVRDLPSEILQLQCLRHVLVYDYRTDPTLHGFKALKGMESLSSLRQLMYVEAKQGETEPMVSVGRLTQLTMLGFLQLGAEHGDALFSSIRELKLLRSLRLVSRTEDEALSFQFKSFSSLRLLRRLDMRGRVEKSLEGLQNLTNLSRLRLHGSRLQVDPLESLQDLPNLASLWFDERAYDGESLCFKAGSFLTLTDLRILRLDNLRRVTVEDKALSRLKHMLLNDCKLLEEIPSGIERLRNLQQLRLINMAVELTTTMYRGSEHDNYSKVMHIPNIFIGHYSRESGGVGEWL, from the coding sequence ATGGCAGAGAGTGTGGTGAGTTTTCTACTGGAGAAGCTTTCGTCCTTGTTGGAAGATGAGGTGAAACTCGTGAGCAGCTTTCGAAATGAAGTTGTTTTCGTGAAAAATGAGTTGGATCGCATAAGAGCATTCTTGCGATCTGCTGATGCTAAGGAAGATCAAGATGAAGAAATCAAAGTGTGGGTTAAGCAAGTTAGAGAGGTCGCTTACGATGCAGAAGACATCATCGATGATTTCTTGTATAGATTTGAGCATACCAAGCGACATGGATTCTATGGTTATTTGTCTAAGATGGCTCGTGAGATCAAGAACTTGAAAGCTCGCCGTCGAATTGCCTCCCAATTGCAGAGTATCAAACTCAGAGTTACTGATATTTCTGAGGGGCGCCAGAGATATGGTTACAAACTGAGTAGTACGGAGATCGGGTCGAGTTCGGGAACTAAACCTTGCTACTATTCTGAGGTTAGAAGTGACGCACGGTTGCTGGAAGAAGCTCAACTAGTGGGCATTGAACCAAAGAAGCAAGGTCTTTTGAGTTTTCTTACGGAGGATACCCCTCAACTACGAGTGGCTGCAGTGGTCGGAATGGGAGGGCTGGGCAAAACCACTCTGGTGAGTTCAGTTTATAATGATTCACGAGTAAAGAATCATTTTCATCAAATCCAAGCTTGGGTCAATATTTCACAATTGTTCAAGCTAGATGAAGTTCTGAGACAAATAATCCAGCAATTTTTCAAAGCTATGAAGCTGCCACTTCCTGATGAAGTTGAGAAGTCCACAGAGCCCCACTTCCTAAAGACAACCATTGTTGATTTTGTTAGTAACAAAAGATATTTGGTTGTATTAGATGACATATGGGATGTGAATGCATGGGAAGCAGTCAAAGTTGCATTTCGGAACAACAACAATGGTAGCCGAGTAATGATCACAACTCGTATTGCAGATGTGGCCTCTTCCTCTACCAAAGATGTTGAAGGTCAGATCTTAACCTTAAATCCTTTATCTTCTGAAGATTCTTGGACTCTATTTTGTGCAAAAGCCTTTCAAGGTAAGGCATGTCCTCTTTATTTGGAGAAAATTTCAAGAGACATCCTGAAAAGATGTGAGGGATTGCCTCTTGCCATTGTTGCAATAGGAAGCATGTTGGCCACAAAGGACATTAATAGGGTAGATGAATGGGAGATTGTTCACCGTTCTCTGCGGGCTGAATTACAAGGCAATACAAAGCTGAAAAGCATGCAAGCCATACTTACACTTAGTTTCAATGATTTGCCTTACCACTTGAAGCATTGCTTCATGTATCTAAGTTTATTCCCTGAGGATTATTCGATTAAACTCACTGTCCTGATTCGATTGTGGATTGCTGAAGGTTTCATAGAAGAAATTGAAGGAAGAACATTAGAAGAAGTGGCAAATGGTTGTTTCAACGAGCTTCTTAACAGAAGCTTGGCCCAAGTATATGATAGATATGATGATGGAAGAGTTAAAAGTTGTCGAGTGCACGATATTTTAAGGGAAACTATGCTTCTAAAATCGAAAGATCAAGGCTTTGCAGCAATAACTAATAAAGAGAGCAATAAAAGGCTTCCAGAAAGAGTTCGACGACTATCTGTGCATGAAGGAACAAATATAGATGCATTTGGGGACAACCAACTATCTCAACTGCGCTCTTTGCTCTTATTCACCAAAGAAAAAGATGTCTGGAATAAATTCATGTCTTCATTTTCTGAGCAGGGGTCAAGACTTGTCAAGGTGTTGAATTGTACATGTGCACCTATGACTACATTTCCACAGAGTCTCACAAAGCTATACCATTTGCGATACCTATGTTTAAGAGATACCGCTGTAAGTTCAATTCCACCCTCTATTGCGAATCTTCAACATCTTGAAACGTTAGAGCTCCAACATACTCTTGTACGAGACCTACCTAGTGAGATTTTACAATTACAGTGTTTGAGACATGTACTAGTTTATGATTATAGAACGGATCCGACATTGCATGGCTTTAAGGCTTTAAAAGGGATGGAATCCCTTTCTTCCTTGAGACAACTCATGTATGTTGAGGCAAAACAGGGTGAAACTGAGCCTATGGTATCCGTAGGAAGGCTAACACAACTGACGATGTTAGGCTTCCTACAGCTTGGAGCTGAGCATGGAGATGCACTATTCTCTTCAATTCGTGAATTAAAGCTCCTTCGTTCATTAAGGTTGGTTTCAAGAACAGAGGATGAAGCCCTTAGTTTCCAATTTAAATCCTTCTCATCTCTTCGATTGCTCCGGAGATTAGACATGAGAGGTCGTGTGGAGAAGTCACTAGAAGGACTACAAAACCTTACAAACTTGTCTAGATTACGTCTGCATGGTAGTAGGTTGCAGGTAGATCCGCTAGAATCATTACAAGATTTGCCCAATCTAGCATCACTCTGGTTTGATGAAAGAGCTTATGATGGGGAGTCACTATGTTTTAAAGCTGGGAGTTTCTTAACGCTCACAGATCTCCGTATTTTAAGATTGGACAACTTAAGAAGGGTGACAGTGGAAGACAAAGCATTGTCTCGTCTCAAACATATGCTTTTGAACGATTGCAAATTACTGGAGGAAATACCATCAGGAATTGAACGCCTAAGAAACCTCCAACAACTTCGATTGATAAATATGGCTGTGGAATTGACAACAA